Proteins encoded in a region of the Panicum hallii strain FIL2 chromosome 3, PHallii_v3.1, whole genome shotgun sequence genome:
- the LOC112887248 gene encoding pentatricopeptide repeat-containing protein At2g20540 — MAAPSPAVRQLEDAVIARLRACATFRDLLRAHGHAVRLCLSRSSYVATQIVHLCNAHGRAAHAARVFAQVPDPNLHLHNAMIKAYVQNHLHRDAVEMYVRLLRCTPLPLGGGFSAGDRFTYPFLLKACGGLAAVELGNQVHAHVVRSGCEAHDIVQNSLIEMYTSCGDLSLARKVFDEMRNKDVVSWNTLISAHARLRQMRRARALFDSMPDKTVVSWTALVSGYTAVGDFAGAVEVFRLMQMEGFEPDDVSIVAVLPACAQLGALELGRWIYAYCNKHGMLRKTYICNALMEMYAKCGCIDQALQLFHGMPEKDVISWSTAIGGLAAHGRAREAVRLFEAMDGEGRVRPNGVTFVGLLSACSHAGLLDEGLRYFQRMKDAYGVEPGVEHYGCLVDLLGRSGRIQRALDTVRGMPVPADAKIWGSLLSACRSHGDVDTAVVAAERLVALEPGDVGNLVMLANVYATAERWGDVASTRKEIRRRSTRKTPGCSMIEVDNVVREFIAGEDLGPELGGLAAVLDILASQLAADDEEFANSDCWVNANVFTGD; from the coding sequence ATGGCGGCGCCGTCTCCCGCGGTGCGACAGCTGGAGGACGCGGTCATCGCGAGGCTCCGTGCCTGCGCCACGTTCCGGGACCTCCTCCgcgcgcacggccacgccgtgCGGCTGTGCCTCTCCCGGAGCAGCTATGTCGCCACCCAGATCGTCCACCTCTGCAACGcccacggccgcgccgcgcacGCCGCGCGGGTTTTCGCCCAGGTCCCCGACCCGAACCTCCACCTCCACAACGCCATGATCAAGGCCTACGTGCAGAACCACCTCCACCGCGACGCGGTCGAGATGTACGTCCGCTTGCTCAGGTGCACCCCGCTTCCTTTGGGCGGCGGATTCTCTGCCGGCGACCGGTTCACGTACCCGTTCCTGCTCAAAGCCTGCGGTGGCCTGGCGGCGGTCGAGCTGGGAAATCAGGTGCACGCGCACGTGGTGAGGTCCGGGTGCGAGGCACACGACATCGTGCAGAACTCCCTGATCGAGATGTACACGAGCTGCGGCGACCTGTCGCTCGCGCGCaaggtgttcgatgaaatgcgGAACAAGGACGTGGTGTCCTGGAACACGCTCATCTCAGCGCACGCGAGGCTGAGGCAGATGAGGAGGGCACGGGCGTTGTTCGATTCAATGCCTGATAAGACGGTGGTTTCCTGGACCGCGTTGGTGTCCGGGTACACGGCAGTCGGCGACTTCGCCGGTGCAGTCGAGGTGTTCAGGCTGATGCAGATGGAAGGCTTCGAGCCAGACGACGTGAGCATCGTCGCGGTGCTGCCGGCCTGTGCCCAACTCGGCGCCCTGGAGCTAGGCAGGTGGATATATGCCTACTGCAACAAGCACGGCATGCTGCGCAAGACATACATCTGCAACGCGCTGATGGAGATGTACGCGAAGTGCGGGTGCATCGACCAAGCGCTGCAGCTGTTCCACGGCATGCCCGAGAAGGACGTCATCTCGTGGAGCACGGCGATCGGCGGCCTCGCGGCTCACGGGAGGGCGCGCGAGGCGGTCAGGTTGTTCGAGGCCATGGATGGAGAAGGAAGGGTGCGGCCAAACGGCGTCACTTTCGTGGGGCTTTTGTCGGCCTGCTCCCACGCCGGGCTCCTGGACGAAGGCCTGCGCTACTTCCAGCGCATGAAGGACGCCTACGGCGTCGAACCCGGCGTCGAGCACTACGGCTGCCTAGTCGATCTCCTCGGCCGGTCAGGGCGAATCCAGCGCGCGCTGGACACCGTACGGGGCATGCCGGTCCCCGCCGACGCCAAGATCTGGGGGTCGCTGCTCAGCGCGTGCCGCAGCCACGGGGACGTGGACACTGCcgtggtggcggccgagcggctggTCGCGCTGGAGCCGGGCGACGTTGGTAACCTCGTGATGCTGGCCAACGTGTACGCCACGGCGGAGCGGTGGGGCGACGTGGCGAGCACAAGGAAGGAGATAAGGAGACGGAGCACGAGGAAGACGCCGGGGTGCAGCATGATCGAGGTGGACAACGTGGTGAGGGAGTTCATCGCCGGGGAGGACCTGGGGCCTGAGCTGGGAGGCCTTGCTGCTGTGCTGGATATCCTGGCCTCGCAGCTTGCTGCCGATGATGAAGAATTCGCTAATTCAGATTGCTGGGTTAATGCGAATGTGTTTACCGGCGACTGA